The following coding sequences are from one Salvia hispanica cultivar TCC Black 2014 chromosome 3, UniMelb_Shisp_WGS_1.0, whole genome shotgun sequence window:
- the LOC125215221 gene encoding guanine nucleotide-binding protein alpha-1 subunit-like isoform X2, with protein sequence MSRLQKLRGELSKKQRLRSIFRSFCYLVLEILESLPFSSRYDDPFYIKIKLLFQSGFDEAELKGYTPVVHANVYHTIKILYEGSKELSQSSEDSLKFIVSDENKEIGEKFSEIGGRLNYPRLTKEIAHEIETLWRDSAIQETYIRGNELQLPDCAHFFMENLQRLSDVEYVPTKEDVLHARVRTTGVVEIQFSPVGENKKSGEVYRLFDVGGQKNERRKWIHLFEGVSAVIFCAAISEYDQTLFEDDSKNRMMETKELFEWILKQPCFEKTSFLLFLNKFDLFEKKVLKVPLNVCEWFKDYQPVSTGKQEIEHAYEFVKKKFEELYFQSTSPDRVDRVFKIYRTTALDQKLVKKTFKLVDETLRRRNLFEAGLL encoded by the exons ATGAGCAG ACTGCAGAAATTGAGAGGCGAATTGAGCAAGAAACAAAGGCTGAGAAGCATATTCAGAAGCTTCTGCTACTTG GTGCTGGAGATTCTGGAAAGTCTACCATTTTCAAGCAGGTATGATGATCCTTTCTATATCAAG ATAAAACTTCTGTTTCAGAGCGGGTTTGATGAGGCTGAGCTGAAAGGCTATACTCCAGTCGTCCATGCCAATGTTTATCACACAATAAAA ATATTATATGAAGGGTCGAAGGAATTATCTCAAAGCTCGGAAGATTCCTTAAAGTTCATTGTATCTGATGAAAATAAG GAAATTGGAGAGAAATTTTCTGAAATTGGTGGTAGGTTGAATTATCCACGTCTAACTAAGGAGATCGCACATGAAATTGAAACTCTATGGAGAGACAGTGCTATACAG GAAACATATATCCGTGGCAATGAACTTCAACTTCCAGACTGCGctcatttttttatggaaaatttacAAAGACTATCTGATGTAGAATATGTTCCTACTAAG GAAGATGTTCTTCATGCTAGGGTTCGGACAACTGGTGTTGTTGAAATCCAGTTCAG CCCAGTCggagaaaacaagaaaagtgGGGAGGTATATCGTCTATTTGATGTGGGAGGCCAGAAAAacgaaagaagaaaatggattCATTTATTTGAGGGCGTTTCAGCTGTCATATTCTGTGCTGCGATAAGCGA GTACGATCAAACTCTCTTTGAGGATGATAGCAAAAACCGAATGATGGAGACGAAAGAACTCTTTGAGTGGATTCTGAAGCAACCGTGCTTTGAG AAAACTTCGTTCCTACTATTTCTGaacaaatttgatttatttgaaaagaaGGTCCTCAAA GTCCCATTGAATGTATGTGAGTGGTTCAAGGATTACCAGCCAGTTTCTACTGGGAAACAAGAAATTGAGCATGCATACGA gtttgtgaagaaaaaattTGAGGAGCTGTATTTCCAAAGCACATCACCTGATCGTGTTGACCGGGTCTTCAAGATCTATAGAACAACTGCCTTAGATCAGAAGCTCGTGAAGAAGACTTTCAAGCTGGTTGATGAGACTTTGAGAAGGCGAAATCTATTTGAAGCAGGACTCTTGTGA
- the LOC125215221 gene encoding guanine nucleotide-binding protein alpha-1 subunit-like isoform X1, translated as MVFVLCTLIDSMGSLCSRHRRSPADPVENEQTAEIERRIEQETKAEKHIQKLLLLGAGDSGKSTIFKQIKLLFQSGFDEAELKGYTPVVHANVYHTIKILYEGSKELSQSSEDSLKFIVSDENKEIGEKFSEIGGRLNYPRLTKEIAHEIETLWRDSAIQETYIRGNELQLPDCAHFFMENLQRLSDVEYVPTKEDVLHARVRTTGVVEIQFSPVGENKKSGEVYRLFDVGGQKNERRKWIHLFEGVSAVIFCAAISEYDQTLFEDDSKNRMMETKELFEWILKQPCFEKTSFLLFLNKFDLFEKKVLKVPLNVCEWFKDYQPVSTGKQEIEHAYEFVKKKFEELYFQSTSPDRVDRVFKIYRTTALDQKLVKKTFKLVDETLRRRNLFEAGLL; from the exons atggtgtttgtgttgtGTACGTTGATAGATAGTATGGGGTCACTCTGCAGTAGACATCGGCGCAGTCCAGCTGATCCTGTGGAGAATGAGCAG ACTGCAGAAATTGAGAGGCGAATTGAGCAAGAAACAAAGGCTGAGAAGCATATTCAGAAGCTTCTGCTACTTG GTGCTGGAGATTCTGGAAAGTCTACCATTTTCAAGCAG ATAAAACTTCTGTTTCAGAGCGGGTTTGATGAGGCTGAGCTGAAAGGCTATACTCCAGTCGTCCATGCCAATGTTTATCACACAATAAAA ATATTATATGAAGGGTCGAAGGAATTATCTCAAAGCTCGGAAGATTCCTTAAAGTTCATTGTATCTGATGAAAATAAG GAAATTGGAGAGAAATTTTCTGAAATTGGTGGTAGGTTGAATTATCCACGTCTAACTAAGGAGATCGCACATGAAATTGAAACTCTATGGAGAGACAGTGCTATACAG GAAACATATATCCGTGGCAATGAACTTCAACTTCCAGACTGCGctcatttttttatggaaaatttacAAAGACTATCTGATGTAGAATATGTTCCTACTAAG GAAGATGTTCTTCATGCTAGGGTTCGGACAACTGGTGTTGTTGAAATCCAGTTCAG CCCAGTCggagaaaacaagaaaagtgGGGAGGTATATCGTCTATTTGATGTGGGAGGCCAGAAAAacgaaagaagaaaatggattCATTTATTTGAGGGCGTTTCAGCTGTCATATTCTGTGCTGCGATAAGCGA GTACGATCAAACTCTCTTTGAGGATGATAGCAAAAACCGAATGATGGAGACGAAAGAACTCTTTGAGTGGATTCTGAAGCAACCGTGCTTTGAG AAAACTTCGTTCCTACTATTTCTGaacaaatttgatttatttgaaaagaaGGTCCTCAAA GTCCCATTGAATGTATGTGAGTGGTTCAAGGATTACCAGCCAGTTTCTACTGGGAAACAAGAAATTGAGCATGCATACGA gtttgtgaagaaaaaattTGAGGAGCTGTATTTCCAAAGCACATCACCTGATCGTGTTGACCGGGTCTTCAAGATCTATAGAACAACTGCCTTAGATCAGAAGCTCGTGAAGAAGACTTTCAAGCTGGTTGATGAGACTTTGAGAAGGCGAAATCTATTTGAAGCAGGACTCTTGTGA
- the LOC125211934 gene encoding uncharacterized protein LOC125211934 — protein MEQKAAAAVVARCECCGLTEECTEAYIKRVRERYSGRWICGLCGEAVKDEVVRSERGIGSEEALIRHMNFCRNFKNLAPPKNPTEELIDAVKQLLLRSLDSPRSSPVKKAALLRSQSCEPALQSS, from the coding sequence ATGGAGCAGaaagcggcggcggcggtggtggcgcGGTGCGAGTGCTGCGGGCTGACGGAGGAGTGCACGGAGGCGTACATTAAGCGGGTGCGCGAGCGGTACTCGGGGCGGTGGATTTGCGGGCTTTGCGGCGAGGCGGTGAAGGACGAGGTGGTGAGGTCGGAGAGGGGAATTGGGAGCGAAGAAGCGCTAATTCGGCACATGAATTTCTGCCGGAATTTCAAGAATCTGGCGCCGCCGAAGAATCCGACGGAGGAGCTGATTGACGCGGTCAAACAGCTGCTTCTGAGGAGCCTCGACTCGCCTCGGTCCAGCCCGGTGAAGAAGGCTGCCCTGCTGCGCAGCCAGAGCTGCGAGCCGGCGCTGCAGTCGAGCTGA